In Sorghum bicolor cultivar BTx623 chromosome 8, Sorghum_bicolor_NCBIv3, whole genome shotgun sequence, one genomic interval encodes:
- the LOC8064615 gene encoding zinc finger CCCH domain-containing protein 67 — translation MTEPSDAAAAAAVSARLLEVAADDDSAALGDLIAAHPSLADEPAPWYSPARGAEPMTPLMVAAAYGSVACIDVLLSPPHLADPNRASPSSLSTALHLAAGGGASTAPAAVSRLLAAGADPTLLDHLHRRPSDLVALPPNSLPLKNHLLSLLGGRKEWPPDPSLPDIKNGAYASDDFRMYSFKVRACSRAYSHDWTECPFVHPGENARRRDPRKYHYSCVPCPEFKKGAGCRRGDMCEYAHGVFESWLHPAQYRTRLCKDGVGCARRVCFFAHTPEELRPLYVSSAGSQRSAMEMAAAMGMGLPSPGASFTPPLSPSGGGSGVAGAWPQPNVPALCLPGSAGNLHLSRLRTSLSARSRAVDELLASADYDGLIGSPASVRSARGKTLVPSNLDDLFSAEMAGSAASHSPRYGDQGGAAFSPTRKAAMLNQFQQQQSLLSPRATVIPEPVSPMSSRLLAALAQREKMQQQTLRSMSSRDLGSGASVLVGSPVTSSWSKWGIPSSTPDWGADDDEIGRLKRSSSFELRNGANGDEPDLSWVNTLVKEPTPEKPSIASLSQATSHEDIGGEDDTAGVIGGWLEQLQLDEMVV, via the coding sequence ATGACGGAACCCtccgacgcggcggcggcggcagccgtATCTGCGCGGCTCCTGGAGGTCGCGGCCGACGACGACTCCGCGGCGCTCGGGGACCTTATCGCGGCACACCCGTCGCTTGCCGACGAGCCCGCCCCGTGGTACTCCCCGGCGCGCGGCGCGGAGCCCATGACCCCGCTCATGGTCGCGGCGGCGTACGGGTCCGTGGCCTGCATCGATGTCCTACTCTCGCCGCCGCACCTGGCCGACCCCAACCGTGCCTCACCGTCGTCCCTCTCCACCGCACTCCacctcgccgccggcggcggcgcctccaCTGCGCCGGCCGCGGTATCTCGTCTCCTAGCTGCCGGCGCCGACCCCACGCTGCTCGACCATCTACACCGCCGGCCGTCCGACCTCGTCGCCCTCCCACCCAACTCGCTCCCTCTCAAGAACCACCTCCTCTCCCTCCTTGGAGGGCGCAAGGAGTGGCCGCCGGATCCCTCCCTCCCCGACATCAAGAACGGCGCCTACGCCTCCGACGACTTCCGCATGTACTCCTTCAAGGTGCGCGCGTGCTCGCGCGCCTACTCCCACGACTGGACCGAGTGCCCTTTCGTCCACCCCGGCGAGAACGCGCGGCGGCGGGACCCGCGCAAGTACCACTACAGCTGCGTGCCCTGCCCGGAGTTCAAGAAGGGGGCGGGGTGCCGGAGGGGCGACATGTGCGAGTACGCGCACGGGGTGTTCGAGAGCTGGCTCCACCCGGCGCAGTACCGGACGCGGCTCTGCAAGGATGGCGTCGGCTGCGCGCGGCGCGTCTGCTTCTTCGCGCACACGCCCGAGGAGCTCCGGCCACTGTACGTGTCGTCGGCGGGGTCGCAGCGCAGCGCGATGGAGATGGCAGCGGCGATGGGAATGGGGCTGCCGTCGCCGGGTGCGTCGTTCACGCCGCCGCTCTCGCCTTCCGGCGGGGGAAGCGGCGTCGCCGGCGCGTGGCCGCAGCCCAACGTGCCCGCGCTGTGCCTCCCCGGGAGCGCCGGGAACCTTCATCTGAGCCGGCTGCGCACTTCGCTGAGCGCGCGCAGCAGGGCAGTGGACGAGCTGCTCGCCTCAGCGGATTACGACGGGCTCATCGGATCGCCAGCCTCTGTGCGGTCTGCGAGGGGAAAGACGCTCGTGCCGTCCAATCTCGACGATCTGTTCTCCGCGGAGATGGCAGGCTCCGCGGCATCTCACTCACCGCGGTACGGGGACCAGGGCGGCGCTGCTTTCTCGCCGACGCGTAAGGCCGCCATGCTGAACCAGttccagcagcagcagagctTGCTCTCTCCCCGGGCCACGGTTATCCCTGAGCCAGTGTCTCCGATGAGCTCCAGGCTGCTCGCGGCCCTTGCGCAGCGGGAGAAGATGCAGCAGCAAACACTGAGAAGCATGAGCTCTCGTGACCTTGGCTCCGGCGCCTCCGTCCTGGTTGGTTCACCAGTTACCTCTAGCTGGTCCAAATGGGGAATCCCCTCGAGCACACCAGATTGGGGTGCTGACGACGATGAGATTGGTCGCCTCAAGCGATCCTCGTCCTTTGAGCTCCGGAATGGTGCCAATGGCGATGAGCCGGACCTCTCATGGGTCAATACCCTTGTTAAGGAGCCAACGCCGGAGAAGCCATCCATTGCTTCTTTGAGTCAGGCCACAAGTCATGAGGATATCGGCGGTGAGGATGACACTGCCGGGGTGATCGGTGGCTGGCTTGAACAGCTCCAGCTGGATGAGATGGTAGTCTAG